A window from Listeria seeligeri serovar 1/2b str. SLCC3954 encodes these proteins:
- a CDS encoding type I toxin-antitoxin system Fst family toxin: MGMVIIPFPLTTLLYYTHFGNLPSRGCAILDELLSLVIAPIFVGIVIQLVSHWLDEKDND; the protein is encoded by the coding sequence ATGGGGATGGTAATAATACCTTTTCCTTTAACCACCCTCTTATACTACACTCATTTTGGCAACTTGCCCTCAAGGGGGTGTGCAATATTGGATGAGCTTCTATCGTTAGTCATTGCGCCTATATTTGTAGGTATAGTAATCCAACTAGTTTCTCATTGGTTAGATGAGAAAGACAATGACTAA
- a CDS encoding helix-turn-helix domain-containing protein: MYKNRLKELMLERNISNHMLARETTISRQAITKIKNNPFHDISINVLTELLEYFDISFDDFGTIYTREQCLQTLLPDKGFNHKNLDLLESLFSENLCISCKYQPYSSEQCLNIWSKGYYKKFSFSGNMRINTSLYGLTFEITDFDLYRISKNFTFDTFYEFYENFIIQLENYALNLGFTQIVININSYTDKDLDTRLEPRIVNSKDLKFLVSNYKYSNRENELIKMAIIKHLGYIEYCYNDVLQKRKFEKERINTYLDSLRHLTFFEKEKKRISMFSEKNLHSNHNTKKFIKQINSEFIPKEKLEKDVKRQWGW, from the coding sequence ATGTATAAAAATAGACTCAAGGAATTAATGTTAGAAAGAAATATTAGCAATCATATGCTAGCAAGAGAAACCACAATATCTCGTCAGGCTATTACTAAGATTAAAAATAATCCATTTCATGATATTTCAATTAATGTTTTAACTGAGCTGTTAGAATATTTCGATATATCTTTTGATGATTTTGGAACAATATATACTCGTGAACAATGTTTACAAACATTACTACCAGATAAGGGATTTAATCATAAAAATTTAGATTTATTAGAATCTTTATTCTCTGAAAATCTATGTATTTCATGTAAATATCAGCCTTATTCATCAGAACAGTGCTTAAATATCTGGTCAAAAGGTTACTATAAAAAATTTTCTTTTTCAGGAAATATGAGAATAAATACTAGTTTATATGGACTAACATTTGAAATAACAGATTTTGATTTATATAGAATAAGCAAAAATTTTACTTTTGATACTTTTTATGAATTTTATGAAAATTTCATAATTCAATTAGAAAATTATGCATTAAATTTAGGCTTTACTCAAATTGTTATAAACATTAACTCTTATACTGATAAAGATTTGGATACACGATTAGAGCCTAGAATAGTAAATTCAAAAGATTTAAAATTTTTGGTTAGTAATTACAAATATTCTAATAGAGAAAATGAGTTGATTAAAATGGCAATTATTAAGCATTTAGGTTATATAGAATACTGCTATAATGATGTCCTCCAAAAAAGAAAATTTGAGAAGGAGAGGATAAATACTTATTTAGATTCATTAAGACACCTAACTTTTTTTGAAAAAGAAAAGAAACGTATTTCTATGTTTTCAGAGAAAAATCTACATTCCAATCATAATACAAAAAAATTTATTAAACAGATAAATTCAGAATTTATACCAAAAGAAAAACTTGAAAAAGATGTCAAAAGGCAATGGGGATGGTAA
- a CDS encoding nSTAND3 domain-containing NTPase yields the protein MSRLNRIQNEIKQLEGGRFQKLCDIYLYRKRSWENIVSLGSMEGTDKTTKGIPDTYFFDNQSNRYILVMYGTRADSTAKLEVDIKEAIEKTKIDKKDIQEIICCHTSSNLTVSKDKELRSLAGPIELKLIGIDTLSHDLLQFKYQNLVKDFLGIAESTEQVWNIEQFISIHDKSKTNAPLNTSFIDETDTVEELTEDLNGHQILLLSGISGTGKTRLAIEVCKKLPSDSNVICVKSNSMPVYQDIKDALDNNRVNYLFLDDANMITNFDAIVNLLRLEEYEQKLKIIITVRDYALSGIINQLKSFKIKTQKVSLMSDEQIELLINSINKVSSSNLRKIIKLSHNNPRIAVVASIMAKEQNYEFIDNGKGILGSYYYQIIKENALSQSEKVSLFILSFRHKLNLTDTDTLQELLTFFKLDFDNFLVSLNQLHDKELCDIFQDKAAKVSDQSLSDFVIIDFIANNKVFKVRDFFLSLFPENAKDIVEMLVLVNNFNSSNDWVDYLTAEIKYVYNEVIADIDKERFLTQYGALIPIEALTYTNEKIQSTSCSEYQISQKEFEEKKRSNQIEDPIIEILCSLSNSERFNDAGMLLMEYLKKRQDKVYEVFSAIKSNFDIEEDGNSYLEKRFCVFEIFSKQKNINELTALLIVNVAENFLKFSGEKFISNGRSVVISRYTLVDGEYLIELHTKIFYMLFEVYNLEYVEVNNHIDKLLFNYPVYEVKNGFLETVSSDLKCIENLFFKDLNKLDIRQEAIVFKLNSEKNKLNLNSQLFFEYKPSSRQKIYKIFSSNMLDYKAEEFDYEKAQKLRIKNLSESFNGYFNNLPWIFNILSEYQSDELLNKYELEESILLLYSQLEIADKVQMLTALLSSEFSLSNYHFDYYMEKLSFEEGKNILNCVKKEVDERWYLSNLFTCNKINNDMIKELVLFLKNLKNYEKVNSFNILSFESYIKQDATILDILMSKYRGGEISKRFFIPSYVPEEKADKIVDIVGYKELERIYLDSFDDENVDDSGAIFKSLLKKGDANFIYLFLTKLNTERLKLNSVKRDIQLKYIWKSQVAEEGIKKYLDFLIQENRVIYVGVDPYLEEIFKANTERTSEFIKAEIFDTGDENRLVNLYNLSLEIFDDEVLLHLFKLLKDKDINANFLEKLNLTMRTHSWSGSLVPLLDKEISFLNQLLEIFEGIKYISHALVISTRIDSLKKQKEKELLSDYLE from the coding sequence ATGTCAAGGCTAAATAGAATTCAAAACGAAATCAAACAACTAGAGGGAGGAAGATTTCAAAAATTATGTGATATTTATCTTTATCGTAAAAGAAGTTGGGAAAATATTGTATCTCTAGGTTCTATGGAGGGGACAGATAAGACAACAAAAGGAATACCTGATACGTACTTCTTTGATAATCAATCTAATAGATATATTTTAGTTATGTATGGTACGAGAGCAGACTCTACAGCTAAGTTAGAAGTAGATATTAAAGAAGCAATTGAAAAAACTAAAATTGATAAAAAAGATATTCAAGAAATAATCTGTTGTCATACTTCTTCTAATTTAACTGTATCAAAAGATAAGGAACTTAGAAGTTTGGCAGGTCCAATAGAGCTAAAGCTTATAGGCATAGATACATTATCTCATGACCTTCTTCAGTTTAAATATCAAAATCTTGTAAAGGACTTCCTAGGAATAGCAGAATCAACAGAGCAAGTTTGGAATATAGAACAATTTATCTCCATTCATGATAAAAGTAAAACAAATGCACCTCTAAATACATCCTTTATTGATGAAACAGATACAGTTGAAGAATTAACAGAAGACTTAAATGGTCATCAGATTCTTTTGTTATCTGGGATATCCGGAACGGGGAAAACGAGACTGGCTATTGAAGTATGCAAAAAATTGCCTTCAGATAGTAATGTGATTTGTGTTAAAAGTAACAGCATGCCTGTGTATCAAGATATTAAGGATGCATTAGATAACAATAGAGTAAATTACTTATTTTTAGATGATGCCAACATGATCACTAATTTCGATGCCATTGTTAACCTGTTGAGATTAGAAGAGTATGAACAAAAGTTGAAAATTATTATCACTGTTAGAGACTACGCACTTTCAGGAATCATTAATCAGTTAAAGTCTTTTAAAATAAAAACACAAAAAGTTTCTTTAATGAGTGATGAACAGATTGAATTACTCATTAATAGTATAAATAAAGTTTCTTCTAGTAATCTTAGAAAAATAATAAAATTATCTCATAATAACCCTAGAATAGCAGTAGTTGCATCTATTATGGCGAAAGAACAAAATTATGAATTTATCGATAATGGCAAAGGGATATTAGGTAGTTACTATTATCAAATTATCAAGGAAAATGCTCTTTCTCAAAGCGAGAAAGTTAGTCTGTTCATTTTGAGCTTTAGGCACAAATTGAATTTGACCGATACGGATACTTTGCAAGAGTTACTAACTTTTTTTAAACTAGATTTTGATAATTTTTTAGTCTCATTAAATCAACTACACGATAAAGAGTTATGTGACATATTTCAAGATAAAGCGGCTAAGGTCAGTGATCAAAGTTTGTCTGATTTTGTGATAATAGATTTTATTGCAAATAACAAAGTTTTCAAAGTAAGGGACTTTTTCCTTAGTTTGTTCCCTGAAAATGCAAAAGATATTGTTGAGATGCTTGTACTTGTTAATAATTTTAATTCCTCAAATGATTGGGTAGATTACTTAACAGCTGAGATAAAGTATGTTTATAATGAAGTTATTGCAGATATTGATAAAGAACGTTTTTTAACACAATACGGGGCACTAATACCTATTGAAGCACTTACCTACACTAATGAAAAGATACAATCTACTAGCTGTAGTGAATATCAAATATCTCAAAAAGAATTTGAAGAGAAAAAAAGAAGTAATCAAATTGAAGATCCGATTATTGAGATTCTTTGTTCATTGTCAAATAGCGAAAGATTTAATGATGCTGGTATGCTTCTTATGGAATACCTAAAAAAAAGACAGGATAAAGTTTATGAAGTTTTTTCAGCAATCAAATCGAACTTTGATATTGAAGAGGATGGGAATTCTTATCTAGAAAAAAGATTTTGTGTTTTTGAAATTTTCTCAAAGCAAAAAAATATTAATGAGTTGACAGCTTTATTAATTGTTAATGTTGCTGAAAATTTCTTAAAGTTTTCTGGGGAAAAGTTCATTTCTAATGGTCGATCAGTAGTCATTAGTCGCTACACATTAGTTGATGGAGAATACCTAATTGAACTTCATACAAAAATATTTTATATGCTCTTTGAAGTTTATAACTTAGAATATGTAGAAGTGAATAACCATATAGATAAACTATTATTTAATTACCCAGTCTATGAAGTGAAGAATGGTTTTTTAGAAACAGTTAGTTCAGATTTAAAATGTATAGAAAATCTCTTTTTTAAAGATTTAAATAAGCTAGATATTAGACAAGAAGCGATAGTATTCAAATTGAACTCAGAAAAAAATAAGCTAAATTTGAATTCTCAGCTATTTTTTGAATATAAACCATCAAGTAGGCAAAAAATCTATAAAATATTTTCATCTAATATGTTGGATTATAAGGCAGAAGAATTTGACTATGAAAAGGCTCAAAAATTAAGAATAAAGAATCTCAGTGAGAGTTTTAATGGATATTTTAATAACTTACCATGGATATTCAACATACTGTCAGAATATCAGTCAGATGAATTGTTAAATAAATATGAGCTGGAAGAATCAATACTCCTCTTGTATTCTCAGTTAGAAATAGCAGATAAAGTACAAATGTTAACTGCTTTATTGAGTAGTGAATTTAGTCTCTCAAATTATCATTTTGACTATTATATGGAAAAGTTATCATTTGAAGAAGGCAAAAATATTTTAAATTGTGTTAAAAAGGAAGTTGACGAAAGATGGTATCTTTCAAATCTTTTTACATGTAACAAGATTAATAATGATATGATAAAAGAACTTGTTTTGTTTTTAAAGAATCTCAAAAATTATGAAAAAGTCAATTCTTTCAATATTTTGTCTTTTGAAAGCTACATCAAACAAGATGCTACTATCTTAGATATTTTAATGAGTAAGTATAGGGGAGGCGAAATCTCAAAAAGATTTTTCATACCTAGCTATGTGCCTGAGGAAAAAGCTGACAAAATAGTAGACATAGTAGGTTACAAAGAATTAGAAAGAATATATTTAGATAGTTTTGATGATGAAAACGTTGATGATTCTGGGGCGATTTTTAAAAGCCTGTTAAAAAAAGGTGATGCTAATTTTATTTACTTATTTCTTACTAAGCTGAATACTGAAAGGCTGAAATTAAATTCTGTGAAACGTGATATTCAACTAAAGTATATATGGAAATCACAGGTTGCGGAGGAAGGAATTAAAAAATATCTAGACTTCTTAATTCAAGAAAATCGTGTGATTTATGTTGGGGTAGATCCATATTTGGAAGAAATATTCAAAGCAAATACCGAACGTACTTCGGAGTTTATAAAGGCAGAGATATTTGATACTGGAGATGAGAATAGATTGGTTAATTTGTACAATCTGTCTCTTGAAATATTTGATGATGAGGTATTACTACATTTATTCAAATTACTCAAAGATAAAGACATTAATGCTAATTTTTTGGAGAAATTAAATTTAACGATGCGTACTCATAGTTGGTCAGGAAGTTTAGTACCATTGTTAGATAAAGAAATCAGTTTTTTGAATCAGTTACTTGAAATTTTTGAAGGTATAAAATATATTTCTCATGCTTTAGTTATTTCAACACGGATAGATTCACTTAAAAAGCAAAAAGAAAAGGAATTGTTGTCAGATTACTTGGAATAA
- a CDS encoding Lmo0779 family protein produces MVWDATNIFLFVANILTLLYILYNDAVIPLWKGKSVLTVKLRSRGRWDGYLFVGIIALLFVSNAFFREGPFSTSVLLAIMGVLFIYICFFRSSRAVFKETGIFYALLFFPYDKIERMNLSEDGILVIETNRQRLMLFAKSEKDLEKMLAVFATYS; encoded by the coding sequence ATGGTTTGGGATGCTACGAATATCTTTTTGTTTGTTGCCAACATACTGACATTACTATACATCTTGTATAATGATGCAGTTATTCCACTTTGGAAAGGCAAATCTGTTTTAACTGTCAAATTGCGTTCTCGAGGTCGTTGGGACGGCTATCTTTTTGTTGGGATTATCGCGCTGTTATTTGTTTCTAATGCGTTCTTCCGGGAAGGCCCATTCTCCACTTCGGTATTACTAGCAATCATGGGAGTGCTTTTCATCTACATTTGCTTCTTCCGTAGTTCAAGAGCCGTCTTTAAAGAAACTGGTATTTTTTACGCTTTATTATTTTTCCCTTATGACAAAATTGAACGAATGAATTTATCCGAAGACGGCATACTTGTGATTGAAACGAATCGTCAACGGTTAATGTTGTTTGCGAAGTCTGAGAAAGATTTGGAGAAAATGCTTGCTGTGTTTGCTACATATAGTTGA
- a CDS encoding PTS mannose transporter subunit IID, producing the protein MSEQIIVNEKKITKRDLMGVFVRSNLFQGSWNFERMQSLGFCFSVIPVIKRLYPEKGPEREQAIKRHLEFFNTHPYMAAPILGVTTAMEEQKANGADIDDGAINGIKVGLMGPLAGVGDPIFWGTVRPVLAALGAGFATDGSIIGPILFFVLFNAIRLGFRYWGVFYGYTKGTDVVSDMSGGLLQKLTEGASILGLFVMGALVNKWTTIYVPLVAYTTTDSKTGKEVPTTVQSILDQLMPGLLALLLTFACMWILKKKVNALWLILGLFVVGILGYWSGILGLPPAGYSPLG; encoded by the coding sequence ATGAGTGAACAAATTATAGTTAATGAAAAGAAAATAACTAAACGTGATTTAATGGGCGTATTCGTTCGTTCCAACCTCTTCCAAGGGTCATGGAACTTTGAGCGGATGCAGTCTTTAGGATTCTGTTTCTCCGTAATTCCAGTAATTAAACGCCTTTATCCGGAAAAAGGGCCGGAAAGAGAGCAAGCAATCAAACGTCACTTAGAATTCTTTAATACCCATCCTTATATGGCCGCACCAATCTTAGGTGTAACCACTGCGATGGAAGAACAAAAAGCAAACGGCGCTGATATTGATGACGGTGCTATCAATGGTATCAAAGTTGGTCTAATGGGACCACTTGCTGGCGTTGGGGATCCAATCTTCTGGGGAACTGTTCGTCCCGTACTAGCTGCATTAGGGGCTGGTTTTGCAACAGACGGTAGTATTATTGGACCAATTTTATTCTTCGTATTATTCAATGCGATTCGTTTAGGCTTCCGTTATTGGGGCGTGTTCTATGGATATACAAAAGGTACTGATGTTGTATCTGATATGTCTGGTGGCTTACTCCAAAAACTAACGGAAGGTGCTTCTATTCTCGGGCTATTCGTAATGGGTGCGCTCGTAAACAAATGGACTACGATTTACGTGCCACTAGTAGCCTATACTACTACAGACTCTAAAACTGGTAAAGAAGTCCCAACAACCGTTCAAAGTATTTTGGACCAATTAATGCCAGGTCTTCTTGCCCTACTTCTAACATTCGCATGTATGTGGATTCTGAAGAAAAAAGTCAATGCACTTTGGTTAATCCTAGGACTATTCGTAGTTGGTATTCTTGGTTACTGGTCCGGCATCTTAGGCCTTCCACCAGCTGGCTACTCACCACTAGGTTAA
- a CDS encoding PTS mannose/fructose/sorbose transporter subunit IIC codes for MTAIQLILVFLVSCISGMGSILDEWQTHRPLIACTLIGLVLGDITTGIIIGGTLEMIALGWMNIGAAVAPDAALASIISTILVITGGQDISVGISLAIPLAALGQVLTILVRTITVAFQHMADKAGKEGNLRSLDWIHVSALLLQAMRIAIPAMIVAVTVGTDAVENLLNAIPDVIVNGLNVAGGFIVVVGYAMVINMMSAKYLMPFFFLGFVVAAFTAFNLVALGVLGLVAAIIYIQLNPKYQLKAAIEQYGGGGGGRQADDLDDDLDD; via the coding sequence ATGACTGCAATACAATTAATCCTTGTATTCCTCGTTTCCTGTATTAGTGGTATGGGTAGTATTTTGGATGAGTGGCAAACTCACCGTCCATTAATTGCTTGTACGCTAATTGGTCTAGTTCTTGGGGATATTACGACCGGTATTATCATTGGGGGAACACTTGAAATGATCGCGCTTGGATGGATGAATATCGGGGCTGCGGTTGCACCAGATGCGGCACTTGCTTCAATTATTTCTACTATCTTAGTTATTACAGGTGGACAAGATATCAGCGTAGGTATTTCACTAGCGATTCCTTTAGCTGCTCTTGGACAAGTACTTACTATCCTTGTTCGTACAATTACAGTTGCTTTCCAACATATGGCTGATAAAGCTGGTAAGGAAGGTAACCTCAGAAGTCTCGACTGGATACATGTTTCAGCACTCTTACTTCAAGCAATGCGTATCGCAATTCCAGCTATGATTGTTGCCGTAACAGTTGGTACAGATGCCGTAGAAAATCTGTTAAATGCTATTCCAGACGTTATCGTTAACGGCCTAAACGTAGCTGGCGGATTTATCGTTGTCGTTGGTTATGCCATGGTTATTAACATGATGTCAGCTAAATATTTAATGCCTTTCTTCTTCTTAGGTTTTGTTGTCGCGGCATTTACAGCTTTCAACTTAGTAGCGCTAGGTGTTCTAGGTCTAGTTGCAGCAATTATTTATATCCAACTTAACCCTAAATATCAATTAAAAGCAGCTATCGAGCAATACGGTGGAGGCGGCGGCGGACGGCAAGCAGACGATCTCGACGACGACCTTGATGACTAA